GGAAACCGGCATCCACCTCGACATCATCTCCGCCGAGGAAGAAGCGCGACTCGCTGTACTCGGCTGCCACGCGCTGCTCGAGCCCGGCAGCGGCCCGGCGCTGGTGTTCGATATCGGCGGCGGCTCCACCGAGCTGGTGCTGATCGATGCCGACACCACGGTGCCGCAAGTGCGCGACTGGCATTCCGCGCCGTGGGGCGTGGTGTCGCTCACCGAAAGCGCGGGCGGCGGCGATACGGCGGAAGAGCGCGCGCGCGCCTACAAGCGGATGAGGGCGCTGGTGGCCGAAAGCTTCGCCCCGTTCGCCGCGCGATTGCCGCGGCCGGCGGAGGCGCCACGGCTGCTCGGCACGTCCGGCACCGTCACCACGCTCGCCAGCGTCCATCTGGGGCTGGAGCGCTACGATCGCTCGCAGGTAGACGGGCTGATCGCGCCCGCCGCGGCGATGCGCGCGATCAGCCAGGAACTTGCCGGCATGTCGCTGGCGGAGCGGGCCAAGCTGCCGTGCATCGGTCGCGAACGCGCCGATCTGGTCGTCGCGGGTTGCGCGATCCTGGAGGGCATCCTCGACCTGTGGCCCGCCGAACGGCTGGGCGTTGCCGACCGCGGCATTCGCGAAGGCATCCTTCGCCGCCTGATGGAGACGGGCGCGTGAGGGGCACGGGTGCAGGGCGGCAGCGCGTCAAGACCGCCAAGCGGCGCACCGCGCAGTCGACGCGCTGGCTGGAGCGGCAGCTGAACGACCCCTACGTCCACCGCGCCCGCGCGGAGGGCTATCGCAGCCGTGCAGCGTTCAAGCTGGCCGAACTGGACGAACGCTTCGGGCTGCTGAAAGGCGTGAAGCGCGTCGTCGACCTCGGCATCGCGCCGGGCGGCTGGAGCCAGGTGGTCCGCCGCAAGGCGCCCGCCGCCGCGATCGTCGGGATCGACCTGCTGCCGGTCGATCCGATCGACGGCGTGACGATCTTCGAGATGGATTTCATGGACGATGCCGCCCCGGGCAAGCTGATGGAGGCGCTGGGCGGCGCGCCCGATCTCGTGATGTCGGACATGGCCGCCAACACCGTCGGTCACCCGCAGACCGACGCGCTGCGCACGATGGCGCTGGTCGAAACCGCGCTCGCCTTCGCGGTCGACGTGCTGCGGCCGGGTGGCACGTTCGTATCGAAGGTGTTCGCGGGCGGCGCCGATTCGGCGCTGGTCGCGGAGATGAAGCGCAATTTCACGACCGTGAAGCACGCCAAGCCGCCGGCGAGCCGCAAGGGCTCGGTCGAATGGTTCGTGGTCGCGCAGGGCTTCAAGGGGCGCGTGACGCGGGCGGCGGACGACGAGGACGCAGCACCTCCCGTCTAGACTAGCACAGCGAGTGCCCCGTCCGCGGCGCGTCGGGCGTGTAGCGAAGCCGTCGAGTGCCCGATCAGGAGGCTCTGGAGCGCTTCGCTACGCTTGCAATGACGACGTTTCTCCGGGCGCGCGCTACGCCTTCTTCGTTGCGATATACGCGTCGACCTGCTCCTCGAGCACATCGAGCG
The genomic region above belongs to Sphingomonas phyllosphaerae 5.2 and contains:
- a CDS encoding RlmE family RNA methyltransferase; its protein translation is MRGTGAGRQRVKTAKRRTAQSTRWLERQLNDPYVHRARAEGYRSRAAFKLAELDERFGLLKGVKRVVDLGIAPGGWSQVVRRKAPAAAIVGIDLLPVDPIDGVTIFEMDFMDDAAPGKLMEALGGAPDLVMSDMAANTVGHPQTDALRTMALVETALAFAVDVLRPGGTFVSKVFAGGADSALVAEMKRNFTTVKHAKPPASRKGSVEWFVVAQGFKGRVTRAADDEDAAPPV
- a CDS encoding Ppx/GppA phosphatase family protein; translated protein: MVDLTAQLPHRQANSPARSARPQPRAARGTPRHYAALDLGTNNCRLLIARPQGDGFAVVDAFSRIVRLGEGLAHSGALSDAAIERTIAALRVCADKLKRRNVTLARSVATEACRRASNGASFIARVLEETGIHLDIISAEEEARLAVLGCHALLEPGSGPALVFDIGGGSTELVLIDADTTVPQVRDWHSAPWGVVSLTESAGGGDTAEERARAYKRMRALVAESFAPFAARLPRPAEAPRLLGTSGTVTTLASVHLGLERYDRSQVDGLIAPAAAMRAISQELAGMSLAERAKLPCIGRERADLVVAGCAILEGILDLWPAERLGVADRGIREGILRRLMETGA